The sequence GGTGGTTCGCCCGGTTCTGGACGGCGAAGGAAGCCGTCGCGAAGCTGCTCGGGACCGGCCTGCGCGGCGAGCCCCGTGACTTCGAGGTCGTCGCGGCCGCACCGGCGGAACTCACCGTCCGCGCCGCCGGGCGGGACCACCTCGTCCACTGCGCCGACGCCGACCGGCCGCCGCGCCGCTACGTCGTCGCCTGGACCGAAGAGACGAAGGAGACAGCCGGATGAGCGTCGAGACCACGGCCACGGACGAGGAGACCGTCCTCGCGCAGATCGCGGGGATGCTCCGGGACCTGCTGGAAGAGTACGGCCTGGACGATGCCGAGATCACGATGGAGACGACGTTCCACGACGACCTCGAACTCGAGAGCGTCGACCTGGTGGCGCTGTCCGGGCAGCTGCGCGAGCACTACGGCGACCGCGTCAACTTCGCGACTTTCATCGCCGAGCGCGACCTGGACGAGATCATCGCGCTGACGGTCGGCGAGCTCGTCCGCCACACCGTCGCCTCGCTGCGGGCGACGGCGTGAGCCGGATCCGGGCGGGCGAGCTGGACGTGCACGTCCAGCGGCTCGCGGCCGAGGCCCCGCTCGACGGGGACGCGCCGCTCGTGGTGTGCGTCCACGGCCTGCTCACCGACAGCCTCGCCAGCTACTACTTCACGCTCGGCCCGGCGCTGGCCGCGCGCGGGCTCGACGTCCTGATGTACGACCTGCGGGGCCACGGCCGCACCACGCGCCCGGCGTCGGGCTACCGGCTGGACCAGTTCGTCGACGACCTCGTCGCCGTCCTCGACGCCTGCGGTGCGACGCGGCCGGTGCACGTCGTCGGCAACTCGTTCGGCGCTTCGGTGGCGTTCGGCCTGGCCGCCGCCCGGCCGGACCGCGTCGCGAGTGTCATCGCGATCGAGGGCGAACCACCCACGTCGGCGTGGACGCAGCACATGGCGGACGGCCTCGCGGACGCCAAGACCCGGCTGGCGCTCGACGAGGTCATCGGCTGGATCGCGGACAACCACGGCGCGCACACCGCGCGGCTGTCGAAGGCCGCGCACCGGATCCTGGAGACCACCACGATCGCCGAGGACGTCCCGCGCAGCGCGACCATCGCGGCGGACCTGTCGGCCGTGCGCTGCCCGGTGTTCGCCATCTTCGGCGGCGACTCCGGCCTCGCCGCCCAGGTCCCGGACTTCGAGGCGAACCTGGCGCGGTGCCGGTGCGCGGTGCTGCCCGACCAGGGCCATTCGGTGCTGGTCGAGCGGACCGCCGAGGTGATCGACCTGGTCTTCGAGTGGGTCCGCGACACCT is a genomic window of Amycolatopsis lexingtonensis containing:
- a CDS encoding acyl carrier protein, which codes for MSVETTATDEETVLAQIAGMLRDLLEEYGLDDAEITMETTFHDDLELESVDLVALSGQLREHYGDRVNFATFIAERDLDEIIALTVGELVRHTVASLRATA
- a CDS encoding alpha/beta fold hydrolase, producing MSRIRAGELDVHVQRLAAEAPLDGDAPLVVCVHGLLTDSLASYYFTLGPALAARGLDVLMYDLRGHGRTTRPASGYRLDQFVDDLVAVLDACGATRPVHVVGNSFGASVAFGLAAARPDRVASVIAIEGEPPTSAWTQHMADGLADAKTRLALDEVIGWIADNHGAHTARLSKAAHRILETTTIAEDVPRSATIAADLSAVRCPVFAIFGGDSGLAAQVPDFEANLARCRCAVLPDQGHSVLVERTAEVIDLVFEWVRDTSRAPARVR